TGCTGCTGGTTTTCGGGGCAAGTGTGCTGGTGGTGGCTGCGCATCTGCTGACCCCTCGGTTGGCGCAAGCCCGCGCGCTACTCCGGCAGCTTCAGCAGCGTTCCTTTGAAGGGCTGGACCGGCCGCCTGCACCTCAGGGGGACGAGCTAAGCCGCCTTGTCTGGCAGATCTATCGCACGGGGCGCGTGCTCGAACAGGAGATCGAAGAACTTAGACGCATGGAAAGCTACCGCCGCGAGTTCCTGGGCAACGTCTCGCACGAGCTCAAGACGCCCATTTTTTCAATCCGCGGATTTGCTGAGACGCTGCTTGAAGCAGATCCTGGCGATGAGGCTACGCGCCGCGCCTTTCTGGAAAAAATCCTGCGCAATGCCGATCGGTTGGCTAATCTGGTGCGCGATCTCTCTGAGATTGCTCGATTGGAGACGGGTGCGTTGCAGATGGAGCCGGCCGCCTTCGATCTGCCGGTGCTGGTGCGTGACGTGCTTGAATCGATGGAGCCGCTGGCCGTTACCCGCCAGGTATCCCTGCGGTGTAGCATGCCCGCCGACGTGCCTCCTGTGCTGGGCGATCGGGAGCGGTTGCGGCAGGTGCTGGTCAACCTGGTGGACAATGCCATCAAGTACAACCGCCCGGGCGGTTTTGTGGAAGTGCGGCTGCAACCGCAGAATGATTGCGTGCGCATTGCCGTGGTGGACAATGGAATCGGCATTGCGCCGCAGCATATTCCCCGGCTGACCGAGCGTTTTTATCGCGTGGACCGTTCGCGTTCGCGAGAGCAGGGGGGGACCGGGCTGGGACTGGCTATTGTGAAGCACATCCTGAACGCCCATCGAACGCAGCTGGAAATCGAAAGCACACCCGGCCAGGGGGCTACGTTTGCCTTTTGTCTGCCGGTTGCGCGGTAAAGGCTTGCCTTTTATGGAGCGGCTTCGTATCGTCTAAAAAGGCCTTTGCAGCATGCTTTATCGGAAGGCATATCGTTTTCGTCCTCCCTCGGCACTGCCGGCGCGGCGCTGCCTGGTGCGGCGATGGCTTGGTCGCTGCAAGCCGCAAGAATGACCGCCTTTCGTTGAACGTCGGCAGGTAGTTGCTAGACTCCGTGCTTTGGAAAAGCCTTCCAGAACAGGGGTATTCCATCACGAATAAACGCTGCCTATGGAACTCTCGCTACTGAATTTGCTCCTGGTGCTGGTGGCCGCGTGGCTGGGGGGATTGCTGGCTACGCGGTTGGGGTACCCGTCGGTGCTGGGGGAATTGCTGGCGGGCATGCTGCTGGGGCCACCGCTGCTGGGCGTCCTGCATGGAAGCGAGGCGCTGGCTGTGGTGGGGGAGCTGGGCGTTCTGCTTATGCTCCTCTACATCGGGATGGAAATCGATCCCCAGGAGCTGGGGCGCGCTTCTAAAGGGGGGGTGTTGGCCGCGCTGGGCGGTTTTATTACACCCTTTGTTGCCTGTTATTTGCTGATTTACAGCGTAACGGGCAGCGCCTATGCGGCGATGTTTGTGGGGGTTGCTGCCGGGGTAACCTCGCTGGCCACCAAGTCGCGCATCCTGGTTGATCTGCAACTGCTGGACACGCGGATTGCGCATGTGATGATGGCCGGGGCGTTGATAACCGACACCCTGTCGCTGTTGATTTTTGCCGGCGTGATTGGTGTAGCGCAGTTTGGCAGCGTGTCGATGGTCCAGCTAAGCGTTGTAGGCCTGAAAGCGCTGGCGTTTTTCTCGGTGGCGGCGCTGGCGGGACTGAAGCTTATCCCTCGTTTTGGAGCCTGGCTGCAACGCTATGCGCCGGGGCGAACGGTTAGCTTCCTGCTGATTGTGGTGTTGGCCTTGCTTTACGCTGAGGGAGCTGAGCTAGCGGGACTGCATGGTATTCTGGGGGCTTTTCTGGCGGGTCTGTTTCTGCGCGAGCGCACGCTGGGCCGGACGCTCTCCAGGGATCTGATGGATCTTGTGCGGGACGTGTCGCTGGGGTTTCTGGCGCCGGTCTTTTTTGTGATGGCTGGCTTTGAGGTCACCTTTGAAGTGTTCTGGGAGCATCCCGTATTGCTGGCCAGTGTCATTGTGCTGGCCACGCTGGCTAAGATTATAGGGACGGCTCTCTTTTATTTGCCCACCGGGTATGGATGGCGTGAAGGGCTGGTGCTGGGGGCCGGCATGAACGGTCGGGGCGCGGTTGAGATAATCATTGCCCAGATTGGCCTTTCGCTGGGCATCATCGACACCACGATCTTTTCTATTCTGGTCTTTATGGCCATCTTTACAACGGCTACCGTTCCGGTTTTGCTCAAGCTGGGCGTGGACTGGCTCAAGCGTCGGGGTGAGCTGGTGCGCTCCGACCATGAGCGGCGGGGGGTGCTGATCATTGGGGCGGGAACGACGGCACGGGCGCTGGGACGGGTGCTGGCGCGCTCGCAACCGGTATGGGTCGTCGATCGCAATCCACAGCTCTGCGCGTTGGCAGAAAAGGATGGGCTGCAAGCGCGCTGTGGAGATGCGCTGGATGAGCAGGTGCTCAGTGAAGCCCAGGCCGCCCATGTCCGCACCTTCATTGCGATGACAGGGAATGCCGAGGTGAACGCGCTGGCGGCACAACTAGCGCGCACGGTTTTCTACGTGCCCGAAATCCATGTGCTTTTCAGCGGAGGGGATGAGGCCGAGCATCAGAGCTTGCTGACGCATCTGCACGCCACGACCCTGTTTGCCGGGTCTGTTTCGCTGGCTGCGTGGGACTATCGAATTGAGCAGGAGCGTATTGTGCGCAGCAAGGTGCGTGTGGAGCAGGCTGGGTCGGCTGCGCGATTTTTCCGAGCGTTGCAGGGGCCGCGCCCGACGCTTCCGCTGGCTGTGCTCCGAGAAGATCAGTATTGGGCTGTGCATAGTGGACTTACGCTGCAGCCTGGCGACGAGGTCATTGTGCTTCAGGCGGTCGATGTGGTGGCGGTTCCGCGTGACCGCTTCGATCGGCTGGTAGCGGAGGCGTCTGTGCTGGATCTGGCTCGTCAGCTTTCGCTTGAAGAGTTCTTCCGGAAGGCGTCGGAGGCGCTGGCGGCTCGCCTGGAGCTTGATGCGGAAACCCTGCAGCAGCGCTTTCTGGATCGGGAAGCGCTCAGCAGTACGGTTGTGTTTCCGGGCGTTGCCATTCCCCATGTGATTGTTGAAGGGCAGGGTCGCTTTGAACTGCTGGTGGCCCGTTGCCGGGAAGGCTTGCAGTTTCCCGGTCAGCCCGAGCGCGTTCATGCTGTGTTTGTGCTGGCGCGCTCTGAAGATGAGCGGACGTTTCATCTGCAGGCGCTTTCGGCCATTGCACAAATTCTGCAGCGTGAAGATTTTGAGCAGGCATGGCTGGCAGCTGCAGGACCGGAGGCGTTGCGTCGGTTGCTGCTTGAGAGCGAGCGGCGTCGGCTACCGCTTCCGGCAGGCTCGGAGCCGGGTGAAGCGCTGCCAGAAGCCTGAATCTGAAATCCAATCCCTTGCAAACCAAGACCAGGAAACATGCGGCATCGTAGTTCCAGCATCACCGATCGCCTGATTCGGCCGTTTCAGGAATTTTTTCACACAGAAGCGGCCAGTGGCATGTTGTTGCTGCTGTGCGCTGTTGTGGCGCTGGCCTGGGCCAACTCTCCCTGGGGCGCGACCTACCAGGCGCTCTGGGAGACCAAGCTGACGATTGGTCCAGAAGGGGCGGCGCTCTCCAAATCCCTGTTGCACTGGATTAATGATGGCCTGATGGTGCTGTTTTTCCTGCTGGTGGGGTTGGAGATCAAGCGGGAGCTGCTGGTCGGGGAGTTGTCGTCGCCCCGAAAGGCCGGGCTGGCCATTGCCGGAGCAATTGGAGGGATGGTGGTGCCGGCTCTGCTATACCTGACGCTGAACGCAGGCGGTGTAGGGGAGCGGGGATGGGGGATTCCCATGGCAACCGACATTGCCTTTGCGCTGGGCGTGCTGGCGCTTCTGGGCCGGGGGTTGCCGGTAGGATTGCGGGTGTTTCTGGCAGCGCTCGCCATCGTGGATGATCTGGGGGCCGTGCTGGTCATTGCTGTGTTTTATACGGCGGAGCTATCCATGGGAGCACTGCTGGCTGCCGCCGTTGTCTGGGGATTGCTCTGGGCGTGCAACCTGCTGGGCGTGCGGCAGCTCTGGATCTATGGCGTGCTGGGCGTTGTGCTCTGGCTGGCGGTGCTCAAGTCGGGCGTGCATGCTACGGTGGCTGGCGTGCTGCTGGCGCTGACGATTCCCGCGCGCCGCAAGATTGATGGCGAAGCTTTTCTGACCCAGGCGCAGACGCTACTGGAGGTGTTCCGAAAAAGTCCAGGCACCGGGCGCCTGCTCAGCGAAGATCAGCGGGATGCGGTTTACTCGTTGCAGCAGGCCTGTGAGCACGTCGAAGCCCCCCTGACCCGCATGGAGCATGGATTGCATGGGCTGGTGGCGTATTTCGTTATGCCGGTATTTGCGCTGGCCAATGCAGGCGTGGCGCTGGGCGGCGACAGTGGGCTCAGCCTGACGCACTCTGTTACGCTGGGCGTTGTACTGGGCCTGTTGGTGGGCAAGCCCATCGGCGTGCTGCTGACTGCCTGGCTGGCGGTGCGGTTACGGCTGGCTGAGCTGCCGGCAGGAGTTACCTGGGGGCAGTTGCTGGGTGTGGGATGCCTGTGTGGGATTGGGTTTACCATGGCCCTGT
This DNA window, taken from Rhodothermus profundi, encodes the following:
- a CDS encoding sensor histidine kinase yields the protein MPGQPLRGFRPGRLAWKLAVYSVLLALLPTVGIGLHVDSPGVRLGLLLLVFGASVLVVAAHLLTPRLAQARALLRQLQQRSFEGLDRPPAPQGDELSRLVWQIYRTGRVLEQEIEELRRMESYRREFLGNVSHELKTPIFSIRGFAETLLEADPGDEATRRAFLEKILRNADRLANLVRDLSEIARLETGALQMEPAAFDLPVLVRDVLESMEPLAVTRQVSLRCSMPADVPPVLGDRERLRQVLVNLVDNAIKYNRPGGFVEVRLQPQNDCVRIAVVDNGIGIAPQHIPRLTERFYRVDRSRSREQGGTGLGLAIVKHILNAHRTQLEIESTPGQGATFAFCLPVAR
- a CDS encoding cation:proton antiporter domain-containing protein gives rise to the protein MELSLLNLLLVLVAAWLGGLLATRLGYPSVLGELLAGMLLGPPLLGVLHGSEALAVVGELGVLLMLLYIGMEIDPQELGRASKGGVLAALGGFITPFVACYLLIYSVTGSAYAAMFVGVAAGVTSLATKSRILVDLQLLDTRIAHVMMAGALITDTLSLLIFAGVIGVAQFGSVSMVQLSVVGLKALAFFSVAALAGLKLIPRFGAWLQRYAPGRTVSFLLIVVLALLYAEGAELAGLHGILGAFLAGLFLRERTLGRTLSRDLMDLVRDVSLGFLAPVFFVMAGFEVTFEVFWEHPVLLASVIVLATLAKIIGTALFYLPTGYGWREGLVLGAGMNGRGAVEIIIAQIGLSLGIIDTTIFSILVFMAIFTTATVPVLLKLGVDWLKRRGELVRSDHERRGVLIIGAGTTARALGRVLARSQPVWVVDRNPQLCALAEKDGLQARCGDALDEQVLSEAQAAHVRTFIAMTGNAEVNALAAQLARTVFYVPEIHVLFSGGDEAEHQSLLTHLHATTLFAGSVSLAAWDYRIEQERIVRSKVRVEQAGSAARFFRALQGPRPTLPLAVLREDQYWAVHSGLTLQPGDEVIVLQAVDVVAVPRDRFDRLVAEASVLDLARQLSLEEFFRKASEALAARLELDAETLQQRFLDREALSSTVVFPGVAIPHVIVEGQGRFELLVARCREGLQFPGQPERVHAVFVLARSEDERTFHLQALSAIAQILQREDFEQAWLAAAGPEALRRLLLESERRRLPLPAGSEPGEALPEA
- the nhaA gene encoding Na+/H+ antiporter NhaA; the protein is MRHRSSSITDRLIRPFQEFFHTEAASGMLLLLCAVVALAWANSPWGATYQALWETKLTIGPEGAALSKSLLHWINDGLMVLFFLLVGLEIKRELLVGELSSPRKAGLAIAGAIGGMVVPALLYLTLNAGGVGERGWGIPMATDIAFALGVLALLGRGLPVGLRVFLAALAIVDDLGAVLVIAVFYTAELSMGALLAAAVVWGLLWACNLLGVRQLWIYGVLGVVLWLAVLKSGVHATVAGVLLALTIPARRKIDGEAFLTQAQTLLEVFRKSPGTGRLLSEDQRDAVYSLQQACEHVEAPLTRMEHGLHGLVAYFVMPVFALANAGVALGGDSGLSLTHSVTLGVVLGLLVGKPIGVLLTAWLAVRLRLAELPAGVTWGQLLGVGCLCGIGFTMALFIAGLAFPDPLLLDQAKVGILSASLLAGLLGWVFLARARKIHQAKALSA